The genomic segment GGCGGTTCCGCTCACGGAGGTGGGCGACGAGCCGTTGGCGGTGCCGGAGAGGTTGTGGTCGCCGGAGAGCTGGGTCAGGCCGCCCAGATCGACGGTGATGCTACGGCCGTTCGGCACGGCCACGAGAGCCGAGCCGCCGCCGTTGACCTTACCGTTGCCGTCGAAGGTCACGCTGGTGGTGCCGACCGGCGTGGTCGGGGCCGCCGGGTCGAAGAATTCGACAGACCACGTATTTGCGGCGGTCTTGGTCATCTGGACGTCGAGCGTCACCGGCCGGCCGACATTGTCGTAGACCTTGAGCGAGTTCTTCTTCGAGTAGCCGATGGCACCCGTCGCCGTCGGATCGTAGACCGGCGTCTCGAAGGAGAGGTTGCCGCTGACCGTGGCGGCGGTGGAGGGCCGCGCCTCCTGGCCCATCACGCTGACATTGACCGGCTTGAGGTCGGCCACGCCGTTGAGGACCGGGTTCGGGGTGCCGTTGGCGAGGCTGTAGCCCATCAGGGTGAAGCCGCCGGCATTGACGAGGTTGCCGGTCTTGCCGTCGACGACGAAGTTGCCGGCCCGGGTCATGAAGGGCGCGCCGGCGGCATCGCTCACCACGAAGAAGCCGTTGCCCTGGATCGCGAGATCCTTGTCGGAATTGGTCGAGGCGATGGGGCCGCCCTCGCTCACCGAACGGCGCAGCGTGGTCTCGACCGCACCCGAGTTGTAGTTTCCGACATCGCCCGAATCGAGCAACAGCGACGAGAACTCAGCCGAAGTGCGCTTGTAGCCGGTGGTACTGGCGTTCTGAATGTTCTCAGCCACCGTCGAGATGCGGTTGGACTGAGCGTTCATTCCGGAGACGCCCGTGCGGAGCACGCCGATGAGACTCATGCGGACACCTCGTTGACTTTCGAATTCTGGCGCACTGGACACGGTGTCGCTTGCGCGGGGCTGAAGGTTTTGCGGGGCACAATCATCCCCGCAGGGATTGGGCGAGCTCGAGGAAGGCGTCGCGGCTCGGCGGCTGGCCCGGCTCCTGGCGCAGGGCCTCGTAGATCCGCGGCACGAGGCTGACGGCTTGGTCGAGATCGGGATCGCTGCCGGCGCGGTAGCCGCCCATCAGGCGCAGATCCCGTGTCTCCTCGAAGCGGGCCATCATGCTCTTGAGCTTGCGCACGAGCTCGCGCTGGTCGCCGGTCCAGACCTCGCCCGCCAGGCGCGAGATCGAGCCGAGCAGCTCGATCGCCGGGTAGCGCCCCTGCTCGGCGATGGCGCGGTCGAGCACCACGTGGCCGTCGAGGGTGCCGCGGATCGAGTCGGCGACCGGGTCGTTGTGGTCGTCGCCATCGACCAGCACCGAGAAGATGCCGGTGATCGTGCCGGTGCCCTCCGCGCCGGGCCCGGCGCGCTCCAACAGCCGCGGCAAGTCCGAAAAGACGCTCGGCGGGTAACCGCGCGCCACCGCCGGCTCGCCCGCGGCGAGCGCCACGTCGCGGGCGGCGTGGGCGTAGCGGGTCACGGAATCGACGATGAGCAGCACCGACTCGCCGCGGTCGCGGAAGGACTCGGCCACGGCCAGCGCCACCTTCGGCGCTTGGCGGCGCATCATCGGGCTCTCGTCGCCGGTCGAGACCACGATCACGGCGCGGTCGCGGGCGGCGGCGATGGGGCCTTCGAGGAACTCGCGCACCTCGCGTCCGCGCTCGCCCACCAGCGCGACCACCACGCTGTCGAAGCCCTGGGCGCCGGCCAGCATCGCCAGCAGGGTCGATTTCCCCACGCCGGAGCCGGCGAAGATGCCGATGCGCTGGCCGGCGCAGAGCGGCGTGAACAGGTCGATCGCCCGCACCCCCGTGGGCAGCGGCGTCTTCACCCGTGCGCGGGTCATCGCGGCGGGCGGGTCGGCATCCAGCGGAACGCTGGCGGTCCCCTCGGCCAGGGGGCCGAGCCCATCGACGGGGCGGCCGAGCGCGTCGATCACCCGGCCCTTCCAGCGCGGGTCCGGGCGCAACTGCGCCGGGCCGATGCGGTGGGCGAGGCTGCCGATGCCGGCCTCGATCCGGCTTTCGAACGGCTTCACCGTGGCGCCGGCCGCATCGATGCGGACCACCTCGCCGACCTGCGTGCGGCCGTCGGCGGAAAAACCCATGCGGTCGCCGAGCCGCACGAAGGCGGACACGCCCGCGACCCGTGCCGCACTGGCGGTCACCTCGCGCACGGGGCCGGCGACCCGCACCAGCGGCAGGTCGCGGCGCCCGGCCTCCATCGCCTGTTCCAGGCGCTCGATCGCGTTGAGGGTCATCGCATCAGCCCTGCGGTCCCAGCGTCTTGACGGCGCCGGTGAGGGTGGTGTCGGCCTCCGAAGTCATCGTCGCCGCGCTCTCGAAGGCGCGCTGAATCGCGATGAGCCGGGTCATCTCCATGATCGGATTGACGTTGGCGCCCTCGACACAGCCTTGCACGAGGCCGATGCGGGTGAAGTCCTGCACCGGCCGGCCGGGCAGGCTCGCGGCGACGGCATTCTCGCCCGAGCGCGTCAGCGTCGCCTTCGGGTCGATGCTGAACACGCCGAGCGCGCCGACTTGGTTCACGCCCTGGTGGATGCTGCCATCCCGGCCAATGACCGGCGGGCCGGCCTGGGGATCGAGCAGCAGCCGGCCGCCGCCGGGATCGACCACCGGCATCCCGCCCACCGTGCGCAACTGCCCGTTGGCGTCCATCGTCAGGCGCCCGTCGCGGGTATAGAGCGTGTCGCCCTTCGGTCCCTTCACGCCGAGCCACGCGTCGCCCTGGACGGCGACATCGAGGGCGGAATCGGTCTTCGTCGTCGGGCCGGCGGCGCGCGAGATGGTGGTCTTGCCCGGACCGACGAAGGCAACCTCGCCGCGGTTCGAGCGGGCGAGCAGTTCCGAGAAGCTGACTTCCTCCGCCCGGAAGCCCACCGTCGCCATGTTGGCGACGTTGTTGGCGGTCGTGGTCAGGCGCTTTTCGAGGGCGATCTGGCTCGACAGGGCGACGTAGAGGCTGCTCTGCATGGCCCTTAAGCTCCGATCCGCGCCGTCTGCACGCTCTGGAGCGTCTCGGCGTCGAGGCTGCCCGTGCCGGTGAACAGAGCCAGGATGGGTGCGCTGGCGGTGTTGTTCTGCGCGTCCCAGATCGCCGCGAAGCGCCGCACGAAGGCGTCGAGCTTGGCAGGGTCCCGGAAGCTCGCGATGTCGATCTTGTCGGCGATCAATTGGGCCCGCTTGGCCAGGGCCTCGCTCGTGGCCGCGCCGCTCGTCGCCGGCAGGCCGATCACGGTGTTGGCCACTTGGCTCAGCGCCGCATCGCCGAGGATGTCGTAGGCGCTCGCGATCGTCGATGCCTTGCGGGCGAAGTAGAGCGCGAGGCGCACGCCCGTATCGGCGTCGCCTGCCTCGCTCTCCAGCGACTGGCGCAGATAGGCCTGGGTGACGGCCTGCGCCATCGAGTCGGGACCCAGATCCGTGCCGAAGCCGACATCGACGGCGGTCCGATTGGCGGAGAGCGGGGCATTCCGGATCGTCAGGGTGCGGTTCGGTCCGCCCGCGTTCACCAGCGTGTCGGCGTCTCGGCCCGTGCCGCCGTAGGCGCCGTCGGCGCCGAGATCGGTCAGTGCGGTGGTCTCGAAGAACAGGCTCCCGTCGGCGGCAAGACCCGCCTGGACCTTGCCCTTGAGGGCGGATGCCTCGATCTGTGCCGCCACCGCTGCGGCGATCTCCGCGGGCGTCACCTTCGCGGGATTTGCCACCTGACCGGCCAGGGTTTGCGCGTTGAGCCGGATCGTGACCGATTGCGTCGTCGTGGCGTCGAGCCGGGACTCCACGAGGAAGCTCGCCTCGGCCCGGCCGCTGAAATCGTAGGAGTCGGCCAGGAGCTTCGGCGCGCTGAGCGAGGCGGCGCGGGCCTGCTCACCGAAGCGCGCGGGGTCGGCGCCCGTAGCGGTGACGCCCTGGCCGAAGCTGAACGCCTTGGCAAAGGCGGTGTAGCGATCGTCCGCAAGGCGGTTGGCGAAGCTTGCCGCGCTGGCAGCGCCTTCCTCCAGCACCTTGCGCATGAACGCCTTGGCGTAGGTCATATCCTCCAGGCCGTAGGCCTTCATGGCGTAGGCGTAGAGGCGCTGGTCGCCGAGCAGGTCGTCGACCGATTTCACCTGGCCGATATGCGCCTCGTAATAGGCGGTCTCCCGGGCAACCGTCGGCTCGGCCGCCTTCCGGGAGAGGGAGGCGGGGAGATCCTTGGCGATCAGCCGGTAGCTGGTGAGGGTGTCGGTCACGGGCAGGCGCCTGAGTGAGAGCGCGGGAAGAAGGCAACCGACGGCTCGGCGGCGCGAGCAGGATCCGATGCTACGTTTGCATCGTCTTTGTCCGAAAGCCGGTGACGACCTTTCGGGCTGATGCTTAGGGCGGCTCCCTTGTCCCAGGCTTGCCCGTCTCCGGCCGGTCGCGTCACGGCGCCACCGGGCCGATGATCGTCTCGGTGGTGATCACGACCCAGCCCGCGCCGGTTCGGCGGATCGACAGGACGCGGCCCGCACCGGGCAGCACGCTGCCGAGCGCGGCGGTGCGCTGTCCCTCCTGGTTCTCCAAGGTCGCGATCCCGTCGGCGACCCCGCGCAGGGCGTAGGCGCCCGCGGGCGGCAGGACCGGCGACTCCGCCGGGCCTTGAAGGCCTGCGGCTGCCGCCACGGGCCGGTCGGGCAGTGAGCCGGTGGTGACGGGATCGAAATCGGGGTCGGCCAAGCGCCCCTGCGCCACGGTCTTCTTCCAGGTGAAGGGCGCGGTGCCGGCGGGCAGCACCGCCTGCACCGCATATTCATGCGTTCCGGTCGCGATGGCGTAGCCGGCGAATCCGCTGGCGGTCAGGGCGAGCAGGACGAGGCCGGCCAGCACCGTGCGTTCGCCGGCCGCCTCGCGGGCACGGCGGGCCGCGATGCTGCCCGCTACCGGCCGCGCCGGCAGGCTCGCGGCGCGTGAGGCGGTGCCGAGGGACGATCGCCGTGCAGAATCGGACGTCATGGAGGTCTCGACAGGTGATCCCGGTGCGCCGCGCGATCCGTCTTCGCGGCGCGTGCCCCGGGGGCGAACGCGTCATCCTTCATGATCCGTCTACAAATATGCTTGACATCCGGTTAACGATGCCGCGCGAAGGGGCGTCCCATCTCATCGACAGCACCGCGGGCGGTCGTTAAGCCGAAGGAGAGGGCGCCGGGGAGCGAGCATGGCCGATCCGCGGGAAAGTGTTTCGCCGGAATCCGCAGCGCCCGTCGAACGGGCTGGCAAGCGTCACCGCGTCGTCCAGCAGGGCCGCATCGTCCTCGGCCCCGAACGCCTGATCGCCTGCACCGTGCGCGATCTCTCGCGCCGCGGCGCCAAGATCCGCGTCGCCCCCGAGCATGTCCTGCCGGAGACGTTTTCCCTCGTGATCGCCGCGCATGACCTGCGCACGATGACCGCCCGGCTGTGCTGGCGCCGCGGAGACTTCGCGGGTGTTGTCTTCGAGGGCGAGCCGGTCGTTTAGAGCGCCGCCCGGCGAAGTGGTCGCCGGTTCGTCGAACGGATTCGCGAAAAAACGAAGACCGAGAGACGCGGGCCCGATCTTGTCTTGTCGGGTGCAGCTCTTGGAAAAAGACGATGCAACGGCAAGAGCTTGCCCCGCATCGTCCCGGATCCAATCATCAGGACGATGCCTGAGCGGCTTCTCCACAGAAGCGCGGCCGGCCTGTGGAGAGCAGGGGGCGGGACGATGCGGGACAGGCTCGCTTAATCGCTTCGTAACGCGCGACCGCCATTGTCGGTCCATCGAAAGGCGCCTTCCGCAACGATGCGGAGCGGCCTTCGAGAAGAGGCCAGCGGGTGAACCCTCCAACGGGTTCATGGACATGATGTCGGTCCGTTGATCCGGTGCGAGTCCGGAGGTGTGATGCGCGGCGAAACGAGCCCTCAGGGGCTTGCCGCGGCCCTCTCGATAGGGCCGTGCGGCCGCACCGGTGCGAGTCCGGTCCTAAGAACCGTCCCCCCTCTTTTTCCGGAAGTCTGATCCGTGACCAGCCTGCTCACCAACATATCCGCCATGACGGCGCTGACGACGCTCAAGGGCATCAACAGCCAGCTCGACGCCACCTCCAACCGCGTCTCGACCGGCCAGCGCGTCTCGACCGCCTCCGACAACGCCGCCTACTGGTCGATCGCCACCACGGTGCGCACCGACAACGCCTCCCTCTCGGCCGTGAAGGACTCGCTCGGCCTCGGCTCCTCGGCAGTCGACACCGCCTACAATGGCCTCAACTCGGTCCTGTCCGACCTGCAGAACCTGCGCGCCAAGCTGCAGACCGCGCTTCAGCCGGGCGTCGACCGGAACAAGGTCCAGACCGAGATCAAGGCCATTCAGGACAAGATGAAGGCCACCTCCGATTCCTCGACCTCCTCGGGCCAGAACTGGCTCTCCGTCAATTCCTCCCCCACCAACACCGGCTACCAGGCGACCCAGAACGTCGTCGCCGGCTTCTCTCGCGACACGACGGGCACCGTCGGCTTCTCGATGATCGGCATCGACGTCAACGCGATCAAGCTCTACGACGTCGCAACCTCGACCGTGAACACCGCCGCGACCGAAGGTAAGGTCACCGGCGCCCAGTCGCTCACCGGCACCTCGGCGTTCTCCCCGGGCGGTGTCGTCGACTTCGCCGCCGTCACCGCCGGTAAGTCGAAGCAGGTCTCCTTCACCGTCACGCTCGGTACCGGCGCCAGCGTCGACATCGTCCTCGACAAGAAGACCATGATGTCGGCCGCCAAGGATCTGACCAAGGTCACGACCGACGAGTTCCTGAGCGCGGTCAACAATCAGATCGCCGCAAGCACGACGATGGCTGGGAAGGTGACGGCGAGCCTGGACACGGCGGGCCGCCTGTCGTTCCAGACGGCGGCGACCGGCTCGGGCACCGATGCCCAGGTCTCGGTGACGAACAACGCGGTCTCCAACGGCAAATTCGCCGCGGCGGATGTTGGTTTCGGCACCTTCTCCGGCTTCATGACGGGGACGGCCTTCACGGCGATGGACGTGACGACCGCCAAGGTCCTGACCGTCAACGACGGCGCCGGCGTCAAGACGGTCACCCTCAACGCTGCATCCTTCTCCGCGCTCGGAGCCGATGCGACCTCGGCCGCCAACACGGCCGTCAACGGTGACGACGTCGCCGCGATGATCAACGCCCAGCTGAAGACGGCAGGCAGCAAGGCGCGGGTTTCCTTCGCCGGCGGTGCCCTCTCGTTCGGTTCCAACGCCGGCGGCTCGACCACGATCACGCTGAACGGCGCGGATGTCGCCGGCTTCGGCTTCACCGCCGCCGACTCCACCACCGGCACCAGCGGCTTCACCGGCAAGGGCACGGCCGCAGGCACGACCAACGCCAAGGGTATCCTCGACACGGTCGATGCGACGACGACCTTCTCGATCGGCGAAATCGGCACCGGCGGCACGGGCATCAACATTGCCGGCCTCGTCGGGACCACCGGCGACACGACCCTCAAGAACATCATCACCCAGGTCGAGAAGGCCATCGCTTCGGTGACCAACGCCGGCACCAAGCTCGGCGCCAACAAGACCCAGATCGACGGCCAGAAGACCTTCGTCGACACCCTGATGAAGGCCAACGACCGCACCATCGGCACCCTGGTCGATGCCGACATCGAGGAAGAGTCGACCAAGCTGAAGGCGCTCCAGACGCAGCAGCAGCTCGCTGTGCAGGCGCTCTCGATCGCCAACTCGGGCAGCCAGAACGTGCTGTCGCTGTTCCGCTAAGCCGAGACGCCCCAGCCGCTCGCGCGGCTGGGGCACTTGCCGGAATAGGAAAAGGCCGCGCTCTCACCGGGCGCGGCCTTTTTCATTGAGGGATCGTAGTGGGATCGTGTGCGGCTTCTTCAGCCGACGAAGGTGTAGCCCGCCATCCGCTTGGCCTCGATCGGGTCGTAGCCGAGGCGCATCCGCAGCTTCTTGCGCAGCTTGCTGATGTGGCCCTCCACCACGCTCTCCTCGACGCTGGTGTCGAGGTCGCCGTAGACCGCCGTGAAGATCTGGCCCTTGGTCACCTGCCGGCCGCGGTTCTTCGAGAGATATTCGAGGATGTGGCGCTCGCGCCGGGGCAGGATCAGGCAGGCGCCGTCGATCTCCGGGTCGCGGCCGTCGGTGTAGACCTTCAGGCGGCCCGCCCGGTCGGGGGCCGGCGCCGGCTCGACGCCCCGGCCGGTCCGGCGACGGATCGCGGTGGCGCGGGCGATGATCTCGCGGACATGGACGGGCTTGCGCACCACGTCGTCGATGCCGACGGTGAACAGTGCCAGGGTCTGCTCCAGGGAGCGGGTCTCGTTGAGGGCGATGATCGGCGCCCGGCTGAGCGAGCGGATCGCTACGGTGCAGGAGGCGCGGTCGGCGCAATCCCCGATCAGGAAGCCGTCGATCGCCTCGACGTCGATCCGCGGCGCGGCGTCGAGCCAATCCCTCATGGACCCGATGGCCAACCCTTGCGCCTCCACGCCCTCCGCGCCGAACCCGGCGACGTAGTGGTCGGTCACGCTCTGCCGCTCGTCGACAACGATGTACATCGTCTGTGCTCGAAGATGTGCACGGTCATTGCGTCAGACACGAGTGTCACTCGCGCGCCGCCATGGCCGATTGAATTGTTGAGGGCTGTCGAATGCTTTTGGACCGCGGTTCGGGAGCGCTTTTGCGGGACGCTCCTGTTTGCCGCTTCCTCCATCATTTGACGGATTTAGCTTTTTGGTTGGAATGGTTAACAGTGCGTTAAGGCCAAGCTCGCGCTTCATCCCGCGTTAGGAGTTTGATCATTTCGCACCTGCAAACGTGACAGATGCGCCACAGTGGGGAGGGGCGACCCGGCGCTCGCCCACGCCTTTCCGCCGGGGTGGCCTTGACCCCGGCTCCGCCGCGGGTTCGAACGCGGCCTCGGCACCGCCACGAGGAATCCCATGCCGTCGCTGTCCACCCTGTCGCCCGAAGCGTTGTCGGAGCTGCGCTCCAGCCTGCGCGGCGAGTACGAAGCCCTGAAAGCGCAAGGCCTCAAGCTCGACATGACCCGCGGCAAGCCCGCCTCCGATCAGCTCGACCTCGCCGCCGAGATGCTGGCGCTGCCCGGCAACCGCGACACCACCGCCGAGGACGGCACCGACGCGCGCAATTACGGCAACCTCCAGGGCCTGCCCGAGACCCGCGCGCTGTTCGCGCCAGTGCTCGGCGCGGCGCCGGAGCAGATTGTGATCGCCAACAATTCGAGCCTCGCGCTGATGCACGACGTGCTCGTCTATGCGCTGCTGAAGGGCGTGCCCGGCGGCACGGGGCCGTGGTCGAAGCAGGAGCCGATCACGATCCTCTGCCCCGTCCCGGGCTATGACCGCCACTTCGCCCTGTGCGAGGGCTTCGGCATCCGCATGATCCCGATCCCGATGACGGGGGAAGGGCCGGACATGGCGGCGGTCGAACGCGAGGCCGTCGACCCTTCGGTGAAGGGCATCTGGTGCGTGCCGCAATACTCGAACCCGAGCGGCGAGACCTATTCCGACGAGACCGTCCGGCGGCTGGCCTCGCTGAAGGCGGCGGCGCCCGATTTCCGCATCCTGTGGGACAACGCCTACGCGGTGCACCACCTCACCGAGGCGCGGCCCGCGCTGGTCAACATCCTGGAGGCCTGTGCCGAGGCCGGAAACCCGGACCGTCCGATCGTGTTCGCCTCGACCTCGAAGGTGACGCTGGCGGGCGCGGGCCTCGCGATGCTGGCCGCCTCGCCCGCGAACGTGAAATGGTATCTCGCCCAGGCCGGGCGCCGCAGCATCGGGCCGGACAAGCTCAACCAGTTGCGCCACGTCCGCTTCCTGCGCGACGCGGCCGAGATCGCCGCGCACATGGAGCGCCACCGCGCCCTGATCGCCCCGAAATTCGCCGCGGTGGAAGCGGCGTTCGCCGCCCGCCTGGACGGTTGGGAGGTCGCAAGCTGGAGCCGGCCGCTCGGCGGCTACTTCATCACGCTCGATGTCGCCGACGGCACTGCCTCGCGGGTCGTCCAACTCGCGGGCGAGGCGGGCATCGCGCTCACGCCCGCCGGCGCGACGCACCCCTACGGCAAGGACCCGCACGACCGGACGCTGCGCATCGCGCCGACCTTTCCGGGTCTCGACGCCGTGCGCAAGGCGGCCGAGGCGGTGGCGCTCTGCACATTGCTCGCGGCGGTGGAGGCGCGGGCAGCGGCGTGAGGGCGAGCCATTCTCCGCAAGTCATGCGGAGAACGGCGCTCCTCATCTCCGCACGTGGTGAATCGGATAAATCGGAGCTAACCTCGTCGCCTCTCCCCCGCAAGCGGGGCGAGGGGGATGAGCACAGGCCGGGAGAGCGCTTGGGATCGGCGCTACACCACCACGGTGATCGCCTGCGCCGCCCGGGTCAGGCCGGTATAGAGCCAGCGGGCGCGGTGCTCGCGAAACGCGTAGGACTCGTCGAACAGGACCACCTTGTCCCATTGCGAGCCCTGCGCCTTGTGGACCGTGAGCGCGTAGCCGTAGGTGAACTCGTCGGTCTCGCGGCGCAGGAAAAGCGGGATCTCCTCCTCCGAGCCCTCGATCACCTGCCGCAGCACCTTGATGTCCACGGCGCGGCGGCGCGCCGCCGGGTCGTCCTCCGGCACCACGTCGAGGCGGACCGTGTCGGGGCGGGGCGGGGCGCGCAGGGCCTGCACCGTCCAGGTCGAGCCGTTGAGCAGGCCCTTGGTGCGGTCGTTGCGCAGGCAGACCAGCTTCTCTCCGACCGAGGGCATCGGGTCGGTGTGCCCGGCGAGTTCCCGCAGGCGGTTGTTGTAGAGGCGCCGCGTCCGGTTGAGGCCGACCAACACCTGATCGCAATCGAGCACCTGGGCCGGATCGATGTTGCGGCGGCGCACCACCCGGCTCTGGCCGTACTCGCCGACTTCGAGCCGCCCGCCCTCGCGGATCGTCATCGCCATGCGCACGATCGGGTCGTCGGCGGCCTGCCGGTGGACGTCGGTGAGCATCACGTCGGGCTCGGCCTCGGTGAAGAAGCCGCCGCCGCGCACCGGCGGCAACTGGGCGGGATCGCCCAGCACCAGCACCGGCTTGTCGAAGGATAGGAGGTCGTGGCCGAGGTCGGAATCGACCATCGAGCACTCGTCGATGACGATGAGGTCGGCCTTGGCCGCCGGGCCGGAGCGGTTGAGGCTGAAGGTCGGGCCGCCCTCGTCGCCCTCCTTGGTGCGGTAGATCAGCGAGTGGATTGTCGCCGCGTCGTCGCAGCCCTTTTGGCGCATGACCGAGGCCGCCTTGCCGGTGAAGGCGCCGTAGACGACCGGGCCGTCGATGTCGTCGGCGATGCGGCGGGCGAGCGTGGTCTTGCCGGTGCCGGCATAGCCGAACAGGCGGAAGACCTGGGAGCCTCCCTCCTTGCGCCAGCGGGCGATGGCTTTGAGCGCCTCGTCCTGTTGCGGGGCGAAGCGGGTGGGAAGCGAGGACTCGGCCATGGCGTCACGTCATAAACGAGTCGACCGATTTGTGGACCGTCTTCCGATCAGGGCCAGCGCACGGTCGGCGGCAGCGAGGACAGGATCGAGGCGACGTTGCCGCCGGTCTTCAGGCCGAAGATCGTGCCGCGGTCGTAGAGCAGGTTGAACTCGACGTAGCGCCCGCGCCGCACCTGCTGCTCCTCCCGGTCGGCCTCGGTCCAGGCTTGCGCGA from the Methylorubrum extorquens genome contains:
- a CDS encoding Two-component response regulator (Evidence 2b : Function from indirect experimental evidences (e.g. phenotypes); Product type r : regulator), which translates into the protein MYIVVDERQSVTDHYVAGFGAEGVEAQGLAIGSMRDWLDAAPRIDVEAIDGFLIGDCADRASCTVAIRSLSRAPIIALNETRSLEQTLALFTVGIDDVVRKPVHVREIIARATAIRRRTGRGVEPAPAPDRAGRLKVYTDGRDPEIDGACLILPRRERHILEYLSKNRGRQVTKGQIFTAVYGDLDTSVEESVVEGHISKLRKKLRMRLGYDPIEAKRMAGYTFVG
- a CDS encoding protein of unknown function (Evidence 5 : Unknown function), whose amino-acid sequence is MSMNPLEGSPAGLFSKAAPHRCGRRLSMDRQWRSRVTKRLSEPVPHRPAPCSPQAGRASVEKPLRHRPDDWIRDDAGQALAVASSFSKSCTRQDKIGPASLGLRFFANPFDEPATTSPGGALNDRLALEDNTREVSAAPAQPGGHRAQVMRGDHEGKRLRQDMLGGDADLGAAAREIAHGAGDQAFGAEDDAALLDDAVTLASPFDGRCGFRRNTFPRIGHARSPAPSPSA
- a CDS encoding conserved protein of unknown function (Evidence 4 : Unknown function but conserved in other organisms) encodes the protein MADPRESVSPESAAPVERAGKRHRVVQQGRIVLGPERLIACTVRDLSRRGAKIRVAPEHVLPETFSLVIAAHDLRTMTARLCWRRGDFAGVVFEGEPVV
- the flgF gene encoding Flagellar basal-body rod protein flgF (Evidence 2b : Function from indirect experimental evidences (e.g. phenotypes); Product type s : structure), with the protein product MQSSLYVALSSQIALEKRLTTTANNVANMATVGFRAEEVSFSELLARSNRGEVAFVGPGKTTISRAAGPTTKTDSALDVAVQGDAWLGVKGPKGDTLYTRDGRLTMDANGQLRTVGGMPVVDPGGGRLLLDPQAGPPVIGRDGSIHQGVNQVGALGVFSIDPKATLTRSGENAVAASLPGRPVQDFTRIGLVQGCVEGANVNPIMEMTRLIAIQRAFESAATMTSEADTTLTGAVKTLGPQG
- the flgE gene encoding flagellar hook protein FlgE (Evidence 2b : Function from indirect experimental evidences (e.g. phenotypes); Product type s : structure), translated to MSLIGVLRTGVSGMNAQSNRISTVAENIQNASTTGYKRTSAEFSSLLLDSGDVGNYNSGAVETTLRRSVSEGGPIASTNSDKDLAIQGNGFFVVSDAAGAPFMTRAGNFVVDGKTGNLVNAGGFTLMGYSLANGTPNPVLNGVADLKPVNVSVMGQEARPSTAATVSGNLSFETPVYDPTATGAIGYSKKNSLKVYDNVGRPVTLDVQMTKTAANTWSVEFFDPAAPTTPVGTTSVTFDGNGKVNGGGSALVAVPNGRSITVDLGGLTQLSGDHNLSGTANGSSPTSVSGTAFGEDGTVYAVYTDGTRKAAFKVPLADVASPDNLAPRAGNVFTTSAESGDIQVGFAGQGGRGILKAGALEQSNVDVSTELTTMIESQTVYTANSKVFMTGNELLETLMNLKR
- a CDS encoding protein of unknown function (Evidence 5 : Unknown function) gives rise to the protein MTDTLTSYRLIAKDLPASLSRKAAEPTVARETAYYEAHIGQVKSVDDLLGDQRLYAYAMKAYGLEDMTYAKAFMRKVLEEGAASAASFANRLADDRYTAFAKAFSFGQGVTATGADPARFGEQARAASLSAPKLLADSYDFSGRAEASFLVESRLDATTTQSVTIRLNAQTLAGQVANPAKVTPAEIAAAVAAQIEASALKGKVQAGLAADGSLFFETTALTDLGADGAYGGTGRDADTLVNAGGPNRTLTIRNAPLSANRTAVDVGFGTDLGPDSMAQAVTQAYLRQSLESEAGDADTGVRLALYFARKASTIASAYDILGDAALSQVANTVIGLPATSGAATSEALAKRAQLIADKIDIASFRDPAKLDAFVRRFAAIWDAQNNTASAPILALFTGTGSLDAETLQSVQTARIGA
- a CDS encoding Flagellin domain protein, with product MTSLLTNISAMTALTTLKGINSQLDATSNRVSTGQRVSTASDNAAYWSIATTVRTDNASLSAVKDSLGLGSSAVDTAYNGLNSVLSDLQNLRAKLQTALQPGVDRNKVQTEIKAIQDKMKATSDSSTSSGQNWLSVNSSPTNTGYQATQNVVAGFSRDTTGTVGFSMIGIDVNAIKLYDVATSTVNTAATEGKVTGAQSLTGTSAFSPGGVVDFAAVTAGKSKQVSFTVTLGTGASVDIVLDKKTMMSAAKDLTKVTTDEFLSAVNNQIAASTTMAGKVTASLDTAGRLSFQTAATGSGTDAQVSVTNNAVSNGKFAAADVGFGTFSGFMTGTAFTAMDVTTAKVLTVNDGAGVKTVTLNAASFSALGADATSAANTAVNGDDVAAMINAQLKTAGSKARVSFAGGALSFGSNAGGSTTITLNGADVAGFGFTAADSTTGTSGFTGKGTAAGTTNAKGILDTVDATTTFSIGEIGTGGTGINIAGLVGTTGDTTLKNIITQVEKAIASVTNAGTKLGANKTQIDGQKTFVDTLMKANDRTIGTLVDADIEEESTKLKALQTQQQLAVQALSIANSGSQNVLSLFR
- a CDS encoding protein of unknown function (Evidence 5 : Unknown function) — encoded protein: MTSDSARRSSLGTASRAASLPARPVAGSIAARRAREAAGERTVLAGLVLLALTASGFAGYAIATGTHEYAVQAVLPAGTAPFTWKKTVAQGRLADPDFDPVTTGSLPDRPVAAAAGLQGPAESPVLPPAGAYALRGVADGIATLENQEGQRTAALGSVLPGAGRVLSIRRTGAGWVVITTETIIGPVAP
- a CDS encoding protein of unknown function (Evidence 5 : Unknown function), with translation MTRPAGDGQAWDKGAALSISPKGRHRLSDKDDANVASDPARAAEPSVAFFPRSHSGACP
- the fliI gene encoding flagellum-specific ATP synthase (Evidence 2b : Function from indirect experimental evidences (e.g. phenotypes); Product type e : enzyme): MTLNAIERLEQAMEAGRRDLPLVRVAGPVREVTASAARVAGVSAFVRLGDRMGFSADGRTQVGEVVRIDAAGATVKPFESRIEAGIGSLAHRIGPAQLRPDPRWKGRVIDALGRPVDGLGPLAEGTASVPLDADPPAAMTRARVKTPLPTGVRAIDLFTPLCAGQRIGIFAGSGVGKSTLLAMLAGAQGFDSVVVALVGERGREVREFLEGPIAAARDRAVIVVSTGDESPMMRRQAPKVALAVAESFRDRGESVLLIVDSVTRYAHAARDVALAAGEPAVARGYPPSVFSDLPRLLERAGPGAEGTGTITGIFSVLVDGDDHNDPVADSIRGTLDGHVVLDRAIAEQGRYPAIELLGSISRLAGEVWTGDQRELVRKLKSMMARFEETRDLRLMGGYRAGSDPDLDQAVSLVPRIYEALRQEPGQPPSRDAFLELAQSLRG